The following are from one region of the Acidobacteriota bacterium genome:
- a CDS encoding sigma-70 family RNA polymerase sigma factor has product MQLLQRGDDDALEQALALLQNTVFSFSMRVCGQREDAEDTMQEVLLKSVPHLPKFDSPKALGVWLYKVAKNRCLMSRRRSKFAPKQDLSLEELMPDRKELEQLGSEGSINPEAFAIRSEEAGRLRDAIQQLPPQYRIVLVLRDMEGLTDEEVAEITGLRSGTVRVRLHRARLFVRRELMRALKPRSGRSSVASRPSSQEQPGSQQPRPARCKAMFAELSNYLDQQLDDTLCEELERHLKGCEPCEAFLSSLKVTVEQCRRSPAERPAREKAVELRRKVLADYERLVANNIRQ; this is encoded by the coding sequence GTGCAACTCTTGCAGCGGGGTGACGACGACGCTTTGGAGCAGGCCCTGGCTCTACTCCAAAATACCGTCTTCTCCTTTAGCATGCGGGTCTGCGGCCAACGCGAGGACGCGGAAGACACCATGCAAGAGGTACTCCTCAAGTCGGTTCCGCACCTGCCCAAATTCGACAGCCCCAAAGCCCTCGGGGTGTGGCTCTATAAAGTGGCAAAGAATCGCTGCCTGATGAGTCGGCGCCGAAGCAAGTTCGCTCCGAAGCAGGATCTTTCCCTGGAAGAACTAATGCCCGATCGGAAAGAACTTGAGCAGCTGGGGAGTGAGGGCAGCATCAACCCAGAGGCGTTCGCTATCCGGAGTGAAGAAGCGGGTCGTTTGCGCGACGCTATTCAGCAGCTGCCGCCACAATACCGTATTGTTTTGGTCCTGCGCGATATGGAGGGTCTAACCGACGAGGAGGTTGCTGAGATTACCGGGCTGCGTTCCGGAACAGTCCGCGTTCGTCTTCACCGTGCAAGGCTATTTGTCCGCAGAGAATTGATGAGAGCGTTGAAACCACGCTCCGGGAGATCGTCCGTCGCTTCGCGACCGTCTTCCCAAGAACAGCCAGGCAGCCAACAGCCCAGACCTGCTCGCTGCAAGGCCATGTTTGCTGAGCTCTCGAACTATCTTGACCAGCAGTTGGATGATACGCTTTGTGAGGAATTGGAGCGGCACCTGAAAGGCTGCGAACCGTGCGAGGCGTTCCTCTCTAGTCTCAAGGTAACCGTCGAACAGTGCCGAAGATCACCCGCAGAGCGTCCCGCCCGCGAGAAGGCAGTCGAACTGCGCAGGAAGGTGCTTGCTGATTACGAGCGCCTGGTCGCGAACAACATCCGACAGTAG
- a CDS encoding GntR family transcriptional regulator: protein MESKSPAAARHRSTLAERIYQQLKRDIVHGVYQSGEAINEKMMARKYRGSRTPVRESVMRLQQENLLRLVPNKGYFVSYLAIHELNEMYEYRSEMEGFCAELAARRWADASLMEQLVELAQMQYRTNDRAGYEKFIEADTKFHVGIAQLTRNRLLVRAVADLRCQMERIMYAAIDIGYYGEVPSREHTEIVDAIRRRDAPDARRLMYDHIVGSKDKVLQLATGRSSHG, encoded by the coding sequence ATGGAGTCCAAATCCCCTGCCGCCGCCCGGCACCGGAGCACGCTCGCAGAGCGGATTTATCAGCAGCTCAAACGTGACATCGTCCATGGCGTTTACCAGTCTGGCGAGGCTATTAACGAGAAGATGATGGCGAGAAAATACCGGGGCAGCCGCACGCCCGTGCGTGAGTCAGTGATGCGGCTGCAGCAGGAGAATCTTCTCCGCCTGGTACCCAACAAGGGTTACTTCGTCAGCTACTTAGCGATTCATGAACTGAATGAAATGTATGAGTACCGTTCCGAAATGGAGGGTTTCTGCGCCGAGCTAGCAGCCCGTCGATGGGCGGATGCCTCTCTTATGGAACAGCTTGTCGAGTTGGCCCAGATGCAGTATAGGACCAACGATCGTGCCGGCTACGAGAAGTTCATCGAAGCGGACACCAAGTTCCACGTCGGTATTGCGCAGCTTACGCGGAACCGCCTCCTCGTTCGGGCCGTCGCGGACCTCCGCTGTCAAATGGAAAGAATCATGTATGCCGCCATTGACATTGGCTACTACGGCGAGGTCCCATCTCGAGAGCACACCGAAATCGTGGATGCTATTCGACGCCGTGATGCGCCGGACGCCCGCAGGCTCATGTACGACCACATCGTCGGTTCCAAGGACAAGGTTTTACAGCTGGCCACTGGGAGGTCGAGCCACGGCTGA
- a CDS encoding TlpA family protein disulfide reductase, which yields MARHHGVPPGTRGTSIGKESLAPDFSLPDIAGQKLDLSSYRGKVVLLDFWATWCDPCREEIPHFVELQNKYGDRGLQIIGVSMDDGPEPVRAFYQRFKMNYPVVMGNAQTGELYGGVLGLPIVFVIGRDGRISAKHIGATDISVFEKEIVNLLPSKAGLSRPGS from the coding sequence ATGGCCCGTCATCATGGCGTGCCCCCCGGCACGAGGGGCACGAGTATCGGCAAAGAATCTCTGGCCCCCGATTTCTCACTTCCCGACATAGCGGGACAGAAACTCGATCTCTCATCCTATCGGGGTAAGGTCGTCCTTTTGGACTTCTGGGCAACCTGGTGCGATCCCTGCCGGGAGGAGATCCCGCATTTCGTCGAACTACAAAACAAGTACGGGGATAGGGGCCTGCAGATCATCGGCGTTTCCATGGATGATGGACCGGAACCTGTACGCGCGTTCTACCAGCGCTTCAAGATGAACTACCCGGTTGTGATGGGCAATGCGCAGACGGGTGAACTTTATGGCGGAGTCCTCGGGTTGCCGATCGTGTTCGTGATCGGGCGGGATGGCCGGATCAGTGCCAAACACATTGGCGCAACCGACATCTCGGTCTTTGAAAAAGAGATCGTCAACCTTCTGCCGAGCAAAGCTGGCTTGAGTCGGCCAGGCTCGTAA
- a CDS encoding OsmC family protein: MITAKVELTQPLKQQRQFVAQTGTGHHLLLDDAAGGTGAKPIELVAAGLAGCTGFDVVTVLRQKYHQKVTGYEVRVEADQAERPPQVFTAVRIHHVVTGFELDVAALEEAIRLSEEKYCSVGAMVQKTASFHTTYEIVEDKREWVKPVQAAGVQG; encoded by the coding sequence ATGATCACAGCCAAAGTCGAACTGACTCAACCACTTAAGCAGCAGCGCCAATTTGTGGCCCAGACCGGAACTGGCCACCACCTGCTGTTAGACGATGCGGCCGGAGGCACCGGAGCGAAGCCGATTGAACTGGTCGCCGCCGGACTAGCCGGGTGCACGGGGTTCGATGTTGTCACCGTCCTCCGCCAGAAGTACCACCAGAAGGTGACTGGTTACGAGGTACGGGTCGAAGCCGATCAAGCAGAACGGCCGCCCCAGGTGTTCACGGCAGTGCGAATCCACCATGTAGTCACCGGCTTTGAGCTTGACGTGGCGGCGCTGGAGGAGGCCATCCGCCTCTCGGAAGAGAAGTACTGCTCGGTGGGCGCGATGGTGCAGAAGACCGCGAGTTTTCATACAACTTACGAAATCGTTGAAGACAAGAGAGAGTGGGTGAAACCGGTTCAAGCCGCGGGAGTGCAAGGTTGA
- a CDS encoding rhodanese-like domain-containing protein: MSPIKVRPTLLVLVFGTVAIALASVALASQANLIPASRLINPDDLVKILQSGKSEKPLMIQVGSHVLYTQAHIPGSEYIGPASSESGLRSLRKRVESLPRNKFIVLYCGCCPWSHCPNIKPADDALRAMGFTNVKVLYVADNFGTDWVEKGYPVGKGD; this comes from the coding sequence ATGAGTCCGATCAAAGTTCGTCCGACACTCCTTGTCCTCGTCTTTGGGACCGTTGCTATTGCACTGGCATCCGTGGCGCTTGCGTCTCAGGCGAACCTCATCCCGGCCTCCCGCCTGATCAACCCCGACGACCTGGTCAAGATTCTTCAGTCCGGCAAAAGCGAGAAACCGCTAATGATTCAAGTGGGTTCCCACGTCCTCTACACCCAGGCTCACATCCCCGGCTCGGAGTACATTGGACCGGCCTCCAGTGAAAGTGGCTTGCGGTCTTTGCGGAAGCGAGTGGAATCCTTGCCGCGAAACAAGTTCATCGTTTTGTATTGCGGCTGCTGCCCGTGGAGCCACTGTCCGAACATCAAACCGGCCGACGATGCGCTGCGTGCAATGGGCTTCACCAATGTGAAAGTTCTCTATGTTGCGGACAACTTCGGAACGGATTGGGTCGAGAAAGGCTATCCGGTTGGCAAGGGAGACTAG